One stretch of Nitrosococcus watsonii C-113 DNA includes these proteins:
- a CDS encoding SDR family NAD(P)-dependent oxidoreductase produces the protein MDIQVLVTGAGGFIGSHLTEELVRTGYQVRALVHYNFQNNWGWLETLPEEVMKNVEVYPADICDPFAVRKAVVGCDMVYHLAALIAIPYSYIAPASYVEVNVKGTLNVLQACKEEGVRRMVHTSTSEVYGTAQYTPIDEGHPLVGQSPYSASKIAADKLVESYFLSFDLPVATIRPFNTFGPRQSGRAVIPTLIAQALSGAEVISLGSLNPVRDFNYVKDTVFAYRAIAACDAAIGKVINIGPGKGISVGDLVSAILGICDSSARIVCDERRIRPEKSEVFKLICDSERAKEILQWEPQYSLRQGLEETVRWMRENLSRYKPRIYNV, from the coding sequence ATGGACATTCAGGTACTGGTCACCGGTGCAGGAGGATTTATCGGTAGCCATTTAACGGAAGAGTTAGTAAGGACAGGCTATCAAGTCCGCGCTCTTGTTCACTATAATTTTCAAAACAATTGGGGTTGGTTGGAAACGCTTCCCGAGGAAGTTATGAAAAATGTGGAGGTATATCCAGCGGATATTTGTGATCCTTTTGCCGTGCGCAAGGCAGTCGTTGGATGCGATATGGTTTATCATCTGGCCGCCTTGATTGCTATCCCCTATTCCTACATCGCTCCCGCCAGTTATGTCGAGGTGAATGTTAAAGGCACACTGAATGTGCTCCAAGCGTGTAAGGAAGAAGGGGTGCGTCGAATGGTGCATACCTCAACTTCTGAGGTCTATGGGACCGCTCAATATACGCCTATTGACGAGGGGCATCCCTTAGTAGGTCAATCACCCTATTCCGCTTCCAAGATTGCAGCGGATAAGTTAGTGGAGTCCTATTTTTTATCCTTTGATCTTCCCGTTGCCACGATACGTCCCTTCAATACTTTCGGGCCGAGGCAATCGGGGCGGGCGGTAATTCCGACTTTGATTGCACAAGCGCTTTCCGGCGCGGAGGTTATCTCCCTTGGATCTTTAAATCCGGTGCGTGATTTTAACTATGTTAAGGATACGGTATTTGCTTATAGGGCTATAGCCGCCTGTGATGCAGCCATAGGAAAAGTCATTAACATCGGCCCTGGAAAAGGGATAAGCGTGGGTGATCTGGTCTCAGCCATCCTTGGTATTTGCGACTCATCAGCCCGTATTGTATGCGATGAGCGGCGTATCCGCCCGGAAAAGAGTGAAGTCTTTAAATTAATTTGTGACAGCGAGCGGGCTAAGGAAATCTTGCAATGGGAACCCCAGTACTCATTACGACAAGGGCTCGAAGAAACCGTACGCTGGATGAGGGAAAATTTATCCCGCTATAAACCGAGAATTTATAACGTATAG
- a CDS encoding sugar transferase, producing the protein MTCKRTIDLLLSLLGLVIAAPVMIIIAACVWLDSPGNVIFAQKRLGLHGKLFDLYKFRKFPAHWRDEGPGVTVARDIRMTRVGAFLERTKLDELPQLWNVLKGDMSFVGPRPESTKFADLFTGRYQPILKHLPGIFGPNQVAFADESRFYPPDEDPENFYRRYLFPRKAEADLEYLRKENCLRDLNWIAQGIGASLLRGLNWRHLIGNYGSVLAIDLFVIEMGWILTNILHFSGFPNGADYQVLVAGLWIFPLAIILGMVWGNCYQFLRPYFALVDMVRLTRAVSVGWLFGSLSLFAYSWHSASWYLVFTAWFVLLPLLLMPRLGFRLWHEKAIALDEGKHPRAVIYGVGVAGIALATWMNQERAGRKLIGFIDDDFKFSGKQILGYRVFGFKRDIPVIHEKYTIDELWVAFNPKTLDRERLQALCRRYGIKLVIVADLEPFSPMTGDNGEARGAGEKKIYGIRG; encoded by the coding sequence ATGACTTGTAAGCGTACCATTGACCTTTTGCTGTCGTTGCTGGGATTGGTGATTGCGGCCCCAGTCATGATCATTATTGCCGCTTGCGTCTGGTTGGATTCGCCTGGCAATGTCATCTTTGCGCAAAAGCGGCTCGGGTTGCATGGAAAGCTCTTTGATTTGTATAAGTTCCGCAAATTTCCTGCTCATTGGCGGGATGAAGGGCCAGGAGTCACGGTGGCGCGGGATATCCGCATGACTCGGGTAGGCGCATTCCTTGAGCGGACTAAGCTCGACGAGTTGCCCCAACTGTGGAATGTGCTCAAGGGGGATATGTCATTTGTGGGTCCGCGGCCAGAAAGTACTAAGTTTGCTGATTTGTTCACGGGCCGTTATCAACCGATTCTTAAGCACCTTCCAGGTATTTTTGGCCCCAACCAGGTGGCTTTTGCGGATGAGTCCCGGTTCTATCCGCCGGATGAAGATCCTGAAAATTTTTACCGCCGGTATTTGTTCCCACGCAAGGCGGAGGCAGATCTTGAATATCTGCGCAAAGAGAATTGCCTTAGGGATTTAAACTGGATAGCCCAGGGAATTGGAGCTAGCCTTCTGCGTGGATTGAATTGGCGCCATCTCATAGGAAACTATGGCTCTGTTTTAGCTATTGACTTATTTGTGATCGAGATGGGCTGGATATTGACCAACATTCTTCACTTCTCTGGTTTTCCGAACGGCGCGGATTATCAAGTATTGGTTGCCGGACTCTGGATTTTTCCTCTCGCTATTATTCTCGGCATGGTATGGGGTAATTGTTATCAATTTCTGAGACCGTATTTTGCATTAGTAGATATGGTGCGGCTAACTCGGGCTGTATCGGTGGGATGGCTGTTTGGGTCGCTGTCGCTTTTTGCCTATAGTTGGCACAGTGCTTCATGGTACTTGGTGTTTACCGCTTGGTTTGTTTTGCTGCCTCTGCTGCTAATGCCCAGGCTAGGGTTCCGGCTGTGGCATGAGAAAGCCATAGCTCTTGACGAAGGGAAGCACCCTCGGGCTGTAATTTATGGCGTGGGCGTGGCTGGCATAGCATTGGCAACCTGGATGAACCAAGAACGGGCGGGACGGAAGCTCATCGGGTTCATAGACGATGATTTTAAATTTAGTGGAAAGCAAATTCTGGGATATCGCGTTTTTGGATTTAAACGCGATATCCCGGTCATCCACGAAAAATATACCATTGATGAGCTTTGGGTAGCTTTTAATCCGAAAACGCTTGATCGAGAGCGGCTGCAAGCGTTATGCCGGCGGTATGGTATCAAGCTGGTAATAGTCGCTGATCTGGAGCCATTTTCTCCCATGACCGGCGACAATGGGGAGGCGCGAGGAGCGGGAGAAAAGAAGATATATGGGATAAGGGGGTAA
- a CDS encoding lipopolysaccharide biosynthesis protein yields the protein MNFSPSRWGSGMPGLTSSTLTGMFWMSISTGVQALLQLLVLLILARLLTPADFGVVAAALIVVGFSLIFSQVGVGPALVQRPILEEQHIRTGFTLSLLFGTVFTALIWMLAPAIALFFQMETLTSVVQVMSFVFLFQAMATVGESLLQRELRFRSLAIIEMLALGGFSLVGITLALLELGVWALVAAHLVQALLKAALLLGVQVYPKKLLLNKGAARDLLVFGGGFTIARVGNYLSGQADNLVVGRFLGAEALGLYSRAYYLMSVPASLFGQVLDRVLFPAMAKVQHDSKRLGLAFKRGVAATALIMLPLSVALLLVAPELIQVLLGSQWVEAILPFQILVAGMLFRASYKMSDSLARATGAVYRRAWRQVLFAILVAVGAYFGQKWGLAGVALGVVLAIVVNFLLMAQLSLQLTDLTWGSFWAVHAPALRLALVLGAVIWAVAELLRTWASSPGIILFATGAGASLAGLILFRYLPQQLVLGDDGVWMWRTLADYVGVKSKLAFGTHDISSQ from the coding sequence ATGAATTTTTCACCGTCAAGATGGGGTTCCGGCATGCCGGGGTTGACGAGCAGCACATTAACGGGAATGTTTTGGATGTCTATCAGCACGGGGGTGCAAGCTTTACTGCAGCTCCTCGTGCTACTGATTTTAGCGCGCCTCCTAACTCCTGCTGATTTTGGGGTGGTGGCGGCTGCCTTGATAGTGGTGGGCTTTAGCTTAATTTTTTCTCAGGTTGGCGTTGGGCCTGCGCTTGTTCAGCGGCCTATTCTTGAAGAACAGCATATACGTACGGGATTTACGCTTTCGCTGCTGTTTGGAACCGTATTTACTGCGCTTATCTGGATGTTAGCGCCAGCCATAGCGCTGTTTTTCCAGATGGAGACTCTGACCTCCGTAGTTCAGGTAATGTCGTTTGTGTTCCTTTTTCAGGCGATGGCTACCGTGGGCGAGTCGTTGTTACAGCGGGAGTTGCGTTTTCGCAGTCTAGCAATTATTGAGATGCTTGCTCTTGGTGGGTTTAGTCTGGTAGGTATTACCTTAGCGTTACTTGAACTAGGGGTGTGGGCTTTGGTGGCCGCGCATTTAGTTCAGGCTCTGTTAAAAGCAGCGTTGCTTTTGGGTGTTCAAGTCTACCCTAAAAAATTATTGTTGAATAAAGGTGCGGCGAGAGATCTGCTGGTTTTTGGAGGCGGTTTCACCATAGCCCGGGTGGGTAACTACCTTTCCGGCCAAGCGGATAACTTAGTAGTGGGGCGCTTCCTCGGCGCTGAGGCGCTGGGCCTGTACAGTCGTGCCTATTATCTCATGTCGGTTCCGGCATCGTTATTTGGGCAAGTACTGGATAGAGTGCTTTTCCCAGCAATGGCCAAAGTACAGCATGATAGCAAGCGATTGGGCCTTGCCTTCAAGCGCGGCGTTGCGGCGACCGCGTTGATCATGTTGCCGCTTAGCGTAGCTTTGCTGCTAGTGGCACCAGAACTTATTCAGGTGTTGTTGGGGTCCCAGTGGGTTGAGGCCATCTTGCCATTTCAGATTCTCGTTGCCGGTATGCTTTTTCGGGCCAGCTATAAAATGAGCGATTCCCTAGCGCGCGCAACGGGCGCGGTTTACCGAAGAGCATGGCGGCAGGTTCTCTTTGCAATACTTGTCGCTGTGGGCGCTTATTTTGGGCAAAAGTGGGGGCTTGCCGGTGTTGCCCTAGGGGTGGTATTGGCCATTGTGGTTAATTTCCTGCTAATGGCGCAACTCAGTTTACAGTTAACGGATCTGACCTGGGGTAGCTTTTGGGCCGTGCACGCGCCAGCGCTGAGATTAGCACTAGTGTTGGGCGCCGTAATCTGGGCGGTTGCTGAGCTATTGAGAACTTGGGCAAGCTCGCCTGGGATAATACTTTTCGCCACTGGCGCGGGCGCTAGCTTAGCGGGGCTGATATTGTTTCGTTATCTGCCGCAGCAGTTGGTACTAGGCGATGATGGCGTATGGATGTGGCGGACGCTTGCGGATTATGTGGGCGTAAAAAGCAAGCTAGCCTTTGGAACGCATGATATCTCAAGTCAATGA
- a CDS encoding DegT/DnrJ/EryC1/StrS family aminotransferase: protein MNQPMLALGDPVLGEEEKTALCAVIDSGWLTMGDRVGAFEQAFADLHGVASAVAVNSCTAALHLCLCAFDIGPGDEVLVPAITFVATANAVIYVGATPVFVDVEGPERPHLSLQDAAEKCTDKTRAVIVMHYGGYPVDLPAWREFADERGLILIEDAAHSPAIEEVGHWGDGSAFSFFSNKNMTTAEGGMVLSPSPEVLARVRQLRSHGMTATTIERHRGHAYSYDVTALGYNYRLDELRAAIGLVQLARLPAWTTRRRRLTDSYRRFFSELLPEVHFPFAAEEHTAAHILPVLLPDDADRQNIMAALRAQGIQSSIHYPPIHHFAYYRKRFPSTVLPNSDAFFSRELTLPLHPRMTEEEVERVVKALQKALREEKHDL, encoded by the coding sequence ATGAACCAGCCAATGCTTGCTTTGGGGGATCCTGTTCTGGGAGAGGAGGAAAAAACGGCGCTTTGCGCCGTGATAGATAGCGGATGGCTGACCATGGGGGATCGGGTTGGCGCTTTCGAGCAGGCTTTCGCCGATCTCCATGGAGTTGCTAGCGCAGTCGCGGTCAATTCCTGTACCGCCGCGTTGCACCTATGCCTGTGCGCTTTTGATATTGGGCCGGGTGACGAGGTTTTGGTGCCGGCCATCACTTTTGTGGCGACTGCCAATGCGGTGATATATGTGGGCGCTACTCCCGTGTTTGTGGATGTGGAGGGGCCTGAGCGGCCCCACCTCTCCCTCCAGGATGCGGCTGAAAAATGTACTGATAAGACCCGGGCGGTCATTGTGATGCACTATGGGGGTTATCCGGTGGATCTGCCGGCATGGCGGGAATTTGCGGATGAGCGGGGGCTAATCCTGATTGAGGATGCCGCCCATTCGCCAGCCATCGAAGAAGTAGGGCATTGGGGCGATGGGTCGGCGTTTAGTTTCTTTAGCAACAAGAATATGACGACGGCGGAGGGAGGAATGGTGCTGTCTCCCTCGCCAGAGGTTTTGGCGCGCGTTCGGCAGCTCCGAAGCCATGGCATGACGGCAACTACCATCGAGCGGCACCGGGGGCACGCCTATTCCTATGATGTGACCGCGTTAGGCTACAACTATCGTTTAGATGAGTTGCGGGCGGCGATCGGATTGGTGCAGTTGGCCCGTTTGCCAGCATGGACTACGCGGCGGCGACGCCTCACCGATAGCTACCGGCGTTTTTTTTCCGAGCTGCTACCCGAAGTCCATTTCCCCTTTGCCGCCGAGGAGCATACGGCTGCCCATATTTTACCGGTCCTATTGCCAGATGATGCGGACAGACAAAATATCATGGCGGCGCTACGCGCCCAAGGCATACAAAGCAGCATTCACTATCCGCCGATACACCATTTTGCTTATTACCGGAAGCGCTTTCCAAGTACGGTGCTCCCTAATAGTGATGCCTTTTTTTCCCGCGAGTTGACCTTGCCGTTGCATCCTCGCATGACGGAGGAAGAGGTGGAGCGAGTCGTAAAGGCCCTCCAGAAGGCTTTAAGAGAGGAAAAACATGACTTGTAA
- a CDS encoding glycosyltransferase family 4 protein, with the protein MERNIAGEEAREMQPTVCYVGGEDVHMRIPLLLELQKRGFGVLALGSESGEKFQEHGIFYGRYPLERWITPGADLRALVKLFNLLSKYKPDIVHAFDTKPVLMAPLAARKAGIRGRVCTVTGLGQLFSTDSLLFSAIKPVYKWVQRWASNAAQVMVFQNEVDQDYFLSQGIVQRERQVLVRSSGIDVEAFAARALDHAERAKLRQALDVEGQRVVIMVARLVKEKGVREYVEAANKIRQSVRDVAFLLVGPIETEEVQTILADELRGNTNPVHYLGQRNDVPALLALSDIFVLPSYYREGVPRVLLEAGAMALPLITTDMPGCRETVRQDWNGLLVPPRDSSALAAAISQLLSEEEERRQMGARSKQYIRDHFGLSGVADAYAEIYAKVLASPIREKVIR; encoded by the coding sequence TTGGAAAGAAACATAGCTGGGGAAGAAGCAAGAGAAATGCAGCCGACAGTATGTTATGTAGGTGGTGAAGATGTTCACATGCGAATTCCCTTACTACTGGAATTGCAAAAGCGGGGATTTGGCGTCTTGGCCCTGGGCTCGGAAAGCGGAGAAAAGTTTCAGGAGCACGGTATTTTTTATGGGCGCTATCCTTTAGAGCGCTGGATCACTCCGGGCGCGGATTTAAGAGCTTTAGTAAAGTTATTTAACCTATTAAGTAAGTATAAGCCGGATATTGTCCATGCGTTTGACACCAAGCCTGTGCTCATGGCGCCTCTAGCGGCGAGGAAGGCGGGGATTCGGGGTCGGGTATGCACGGTTACTGGCTTGGGCCAATTGTTTTCAACCGATTCTCTCTTATTTTCAGCCATAAAACCCGTCTATAAATGGGTACAGCGTTGGGCGTCCAATGCGGCCCAGGTGATGGTGTTTCAGAATGAAGTAGATCAGGACTATTTTCTCTCCCAGGGAATAGTACAACGGGAGCGACAGGTATTGGTCCGTAGCTCGGGGATTGACGTTGAAGCGTTCGCGGCGAGGGCGCTCGATCATGCTGAGCGGGCGAAGCTGCGGCAAGCATTGGATGTTGAAGGGCAACGCGTTGTTATTATGGTTGCCCGGCTAGTGAAGGAGAAGGGCGTAAGGGAATATGTGGAAGCGGCTAATAAGATCCGTCAGTCTGTCCGCGATGTGGCGTTTTTGTTGGTTGGCCCTATAGAAACGGAGGAAGTGCAGACAATTTTGGCCGATGAGCTTAGAGGTAATACCAACCCTGTCCACTATTTGGGGCAGCGTAACGATGTGCCGGCGCTCCTGGCGCTTAGCGATATATTCGTTCTGCCTAGCTATTATCGGGAGGGTGTGCCCAGGGTTTTGCTGGAAGCCGGGGCAATGGCGCTGCCTTTAATTACGACCGACATGCCAGGGTGCCGCGAAACTGTGCGGCAAGACTGGAATGGCTTATTGGTGCCGCCACGGGATAGTTCCGCATTAGCAGCCGCAATAAGCCAGTTGTTATCAGAAGAAGAGGAGCGGCGACAGATGGGCGCGCGAAGCAAGCAATATATCCGAGATCATTTTGGACTTTCGGGGGTGGCAGATGCCTACGCGGAGATTTATGCCAAAGTACTTGCTAGTCCAATCAGAGAGAAAGTCATTCGATGA
- a CDS encoding nucleoside/nucleotide kinase family protein, which produces MAAVDRGEFSQQTTGLKVVMGMLKELEKASIRYCHWKSNEHVHEGMVGVTDLDILVDKYPSDALNRVLAGAEFKRFATVPHNAYPGVEDYLAMDRDTGRLVHIHLHHQLVAGEAHLKGYRLPWEKLMLETRYWDSEHDIYVAEPNIEFLLLLVRATLKLRLRDRLLHMLGRDYFRGDFEREFNWLRERADPGRVAQLAAELLGQEAAVSCQRLIEGSPTFAELLNFRKLSMPLLREYRTYGVVEGKLRGLWRELHWLFGAVSRHYLLGHGLFRRVPSGGGVLVAFLGCDGSGKSSLAEDTAKWLSWKIDAMPVYLGSGDGPSSLLRWPMKVTLAALQKLGLLQKKQPAGTRGDDNRLSRGRSLLALVRPALKVPWALALALEKRGKLRRITKARNKGMIVVCDRYPQSQVMGFGDGPLLNHWRNHPWKIKRILAAWEAIPYQKAELYPPDLIIKLQVTPETALQRKGEMDIEECKRRVEAVKRLQYPPFTKVADVDANQIFDDVLLQVKRYIWEEV; this is translated from the coding sequence ATGGCAGCGGTAGATAGGGGGGAGTTTAGCCAGCAAACAACCGGCCTTAAGGTGGTGATGGGAATGCTAAAGGAGTTAGAGAAAGCAAGCATTCGTTACTGTCACTGGAAGAGCAATGAGCATGTTCATGAAGGTATGGTTGGAGTTACCGACCTTGACATACTCGTTGACAAGTACCCGTCGGATGCTCTTAACCGGGTTTTGGCAGGCGCGGAATTCAAGCGCTTCGCAACGGTGCCCCACAATGCTTATCCAGGGGTGGAAGACTACTTGGCGATGGACAGGGATACAGGGCGGTTGGTCCACATCCATCTTCATCATCAATTGGTCGCTGGCGAGGCGCATTTAAAGGGATACCGTCTCCCGTGGGAGAAATTAATGCTAGAGACTCGCTATTGGGATTCCGAACACGATATCTACGTGGCTGAACCCAATATTGAATTCCTTCTCCTTTTGGTGCGCGCCACTTTGAAGTTGCGGCTGCGAGATCGCCTCTTACATATGCTCGGCAGAGATTATTTCCGAGGAGATTTTGAACGGGAATTTAACTGGTTGCGGGAACGGGCAGACCCAGGGAGAGTAGCACAACTGGCGGCGGAATTGTTGGGCCAAGAAGCAGCGGTTTCTTGCCAGCGGCTTATCGAGGGTTCCCCGACTTTTGCAGAGTTGCTGAACTTTCGCAAATTGAGCATGCCTTTGCTTAGAGAATACCGGACTTATGGTGTGGTGGAGGGTAAGCTGCGTGGTTTATGGAGAGAACTGCACTGGCTGTTTGGCGCGGTATCCCGGCACTATCTCCTTGGGCATGGGCTGTTTCGGAGAGTGCCCAGTGGAGGGGGCGTGCTAGTGGCATTTCTTGGGTGCGATGGTTCGGGAAAGTCTAGTTTGGCGGAGGACACCGCCAAATGGCTGTCATGGAAAATCGATGCTATGCCGGTTTATCTTGGTAGTGGTGATGGCCCCAGTTCTTTATTGCGCTGGCCTATGAAAGTTACCTTGGCGGCGCTGCAAAAACTAGGGCTATTACAAAAAAAACAACCCGCTGGGACAAGGGGCGATGATAATCGCCTGAGCAGGGGAAGAAGTCTTTTGGCTCTGGTAAGGCCCGCTTTAAAGGTTCCTTGGGCGCTAGCGCTTGCGCTTGAAAAGCGCGGCAAACTTCGCCGGATAACAAAGGCCCGGAATAAAGGCATGATAGTGGTTTGCGACCGCTATCCCCAAAGCCAAGTAATGGGTTTTGGAGATGGGCCTTTGCTTAATCATTGGCGCAACCACCCTTGGAAGATAAAACGGATTCTTGCTGCGTGGGAGGCTATCCCATACCAAAAGGCCGAGCTTTACCCACCAGATCTTATTATTAAGCTGCAGGTAACGCCGGAGACTGCTCTGCAACGTAAAGGAGAGATGGACATCGAGGAATGTAAAAGACGAGTCGAAGCGGTGAAAAGGCTTCAGTATCCACCTTTTACCAAGGTGGCTGACGTCGATGCCAACCAAATATTTGATGATGTTCTGCTGCAGGTTAAACGTTATATTTGGGAAGAAGTTTGA
- a CDS encoding O-antigen ligase family protein produces the protein MVTTTIGKGAVARPDDRSSILKRLYLLALAVFCPMVYPSLPFNTAIVDYINVAFGGLFLLYGVLGRRKPQIRLLFPFTLLVLASLIAMFNSPVLKINILTLVQDIYLFGFFLLLYNLLDSERDMRLLLRIWLLVASLEGGLALANMYGSFWIVPTADPTRANGTFANSNMLASYLGVAFFLNFQRYFDSSLLSRMLSGFLIFGGMFATKSMSAMLGFLLGMMLIMVGYWWRGSGQQRLKLGVGVFMLAAVITVSMPMIMQTENLFERAPKSSEGRLKIWQAGYESFLAHPMGIGAGAFKYIGHGPYNAEGGRSELHSDYMGALVERGILGLLAHLIFLGTIISMALYCLKQAQTEREFFWGIGVGAVVLYILIDSVTHEVMHDRHVWVIFAIIAAEEKLIKRSRARAQA, from the coding sequence ATGGTAACTACTACTATAGGAAAAGGGGCGGTGGCGCGCCCGGATGATCGCTCCTCTATTTTAAAGCGCCTGTATCTCCTAGCCTTGGCGGTATTTTGCCCGATGGTCTATCCGTCCCTGCCTTTCAATACCGCTATTGTGGATTATATCAACGTTGCTTTTGGCGGCCTTTTTTTGCTGTATGGCGTGCTTGGCCGAAGAAAGCCGCAAATACGCTTATTATTTCCATTTACGCTTTTGGTTCTTGCTAGCCTAATTGCAATGTTCAATAGTCCCGTCTTGAAGATCAATATATTAACGCTAGTACAGGATATTTATTTATTCGGTTTCTTCTTGCTCTTATACAATTTATTAGATAGCGAGAGGGATATGCGCTTATTGCTTCGTATTTGGCTGCTTGTGGCGAGCTTAGAAGGCGGCCTTGCCCTGGCCAATATGTACGGGAGTTTTTGGATAGTGCCTACGGCGGATCCGACCCGCGCCAACGGCACGTTCGCAAACAGCAATATGTTGGCTTCCTATTTAGGAGTCGCTTTTTTCCTTAATTTCCAACGCTATTTTGATAGCAGCTTGCTTAGCCGAATGCTTTCGGGTTTTTTGATTTTTGGAGGAATGTTTGCTACCAAATCCATGAGTGCCATGCTGGGATTTCTACTGGGTATGATGCTGATAATGGTGGGGTATTGGTGGCGGGGAAGCGGGCAACAGCGATTGAAGCTTGGAGTGGGGGTATTTATGCTTGCGGCAGTAATAACGGTTAGCATGCCCATGATAATGCAGACGGAAAATCTCTTTGAACGGGCCCCCAAAAGTTCGGAAGGTAGATTAAAAATATGGCAGGCAGGATACGAATCCTTCCTTGCGCACCCAATGGGTATTGGTGCGGGAGCATTTAAATATATAGGCCATGGTCCCTACAATGCAGAAGGCGGGCGGTCGGAATTGCACAGTGACTATATGGGGGCTCTGGTGGAGAGAGGTATTTTGGGGCTACTCGCTCATCTGATTTTCCTGGGAACAATTATTAGTATGGCGTTGTATTGTCTAAAGCAGGCACAAACCGAGAGAGAGTTTTTTTGGGGGATTGGAGTGGGCGCGGTGGTTTTATATATTCTTATTGACTCTGTTACCCATGAAGTGATGCATGATCGGCATGTGTGGGTAA
- a CDS encoding AAA family ATPase, translating to MRSPAIVVEFLGMPGSGKSTLASRVAEIIEGKGIGVRKEAYVLAHCVSRRRRVTTKLLYVLSELFLEPRYALRSARAIAATSQNSTMEFIKGLFNWLFVTSLARPIMRFNGVHMLDQGVFQALWSIAFSGGPNSLTLMVAKLLDHMPVPNVIVIMHVEAPTVARRLAARQSQDSRLERLLEKDPGIMARSTLLFRETVETVELIKGRYTTLEVVSIDNNENEELETNAQAVAEMIYHKLEAGPAPKKAIQ from the coding sequence GTGCGCTCTCCGGCTATAGTCGTGGAGTTTCTTGGGATGCCAGGATCGGGAAAATCCACGCTGGCGAGCCGTGTTGCTGAAATTATTGAAGGCAAGGGGATAGGGGTGCGGAAGGAGGCTTATGTCTTGGCCCATTGCGTAAGCCGGCGCCGGCGGGTGACGACAAAACTTTTATATGTATTGAGCGAGCTATTCCTTGAGCCTAGATACGCGCTTCGATCAGCAAGAGCAATTGCGGCGACTAGCCAAAACTCTACGATGGAATTCATTAAGGGGCTATTTAACTGGCTTTTTGTCACCTCGCTTGCGCGGCCAATAATGCGGTTTAATGGAGTCCATATGCTGGACCAGGGCGTATTTCAAGCCTTATGGTCTATCGCCTTTAGCGGCGGTCCTAATTCATTGACCCTTATGGTGGCCAAGCTGCTGGATCACATGCCAGTGCCAAACGTTATTGTCATTATGCATGTCGAGGCGCCAACGGTAGCGCGGCGCCTCGCTGCTCGCCAATCCCAGGATAGCCGATTGGAGCGGCTGCTCGAAAAAGATCCAGGGATCATGGCCAGATCGACGCTGCTTTTTCGGGAGACGGTAGAGACCGTAGAGCTTATTAAAGGCCGATATACAACGCTTGAAGTGGTGAGCATAGACAATAATGAGAATGAAGAATTAGAAACAAATGCCCAGGCGGTTGCGGAAATGATCTACCACAAGCTCGAAGCAGGTCCAGCGCCAAAGAAAGCTATTCAATGA
- a CDS encoding nucleotidyltransferase family protein, with translation MIAVIQAGGKGTRLRPYTLIMPKPMMPVGDQPVIEVLLKWLRRWGIHRVFITTGYMEHLIRALCGDGSQWDMEISYSAEPEPLGTIGPLRLLGGEIDEPFLVLNGDLITDLDLGEFITFHRRRGGPVTIGTTRKEIAIDLGVLDAVNDRLTGFREKPKEAYRVSMGIYCMEPSVLELIPRGVPFGFDDLAHEMLARDLPIYLYEHEGLWMDIGREDDFCRAQNGFLRDYKSLILGA, from the coding sequence ATGATTGCAGTAATTCAAGCAGGTGGTAAAGGAACTAGATTACGTCCCTACACTTTAATTATGCCCAAGCCCATGATGCCAGTAGGCGATCAGCCGGTTATCGAAGTGCTCTTGAAATGGCTGCGCCGATGGGGAATTCATAGGGTATTTATCACGACTGGCTACATGGAGCATCTTATTCGCGCGCTATGCGGAGATGGTAGCCAGTGGGATATGGAAATCAGCTACAGCGCGGAGCCAGAGCCGCTGGGTACTATTGGCCCGCTACGCTTGTTAGGTGGCGAGATAGATGAGCCCTTTCTGGTATTGAATGGTGATCTCATTACCGATTTGGATTTAGGAGAATTTATTACTTTTCATCGGCGCCGGGGTGGTCCGGTCACCATCGGTACAACTCGTAAGGAGATTGCCATTGATCTAGGCGTATTAGATGCTGTTAATGATCGACTCACCGGCTTTCGAGAGAAGCCCAAGGAGGCTTATCGGGTGAGCATGGGAATTTATTGCATGGAACCCTCCGTGCTAGAACTTATCCCGCGGGGCGTTCCCTTTGGCTTTGATGATTTGGCCCATGAGATGCTAGCGAGGGATTTGCCCATTTATCTCTACGAGCATGAAGGGCTATGGATGGATATTGGGCGGGAAGATGATTTCTGCCGTGCCCAGAATGGTTTTCTCCGGGATTACAAGTCCCTCATTTTAGGTGCTTAA